Proteins found in one Triticum urartu cultivar G1812 chromosome 4, Tu2.1, whole genome shotgun sequence genomic segment:
- the LOC125552533 gene encoding uncharacterized protein At5g01610 — MEKALTKLGSFTIPRKAKQELSAIGGDISRISSTVEEKAKWVFEKLKGKPNKSLSDLLREYNLPPGLFPRNIICYEYDQTSSRLVVHLAKPCEVSFKDSSMIRYATRVKATLSRGKLSAIEGMKTKVVVWVKVTTVNLESFRSDKVCFIAGVKKLRQKDAYEVPREAASVEEF; from the exons ATGGAGAAGGCCCTCACCAAGCTCGGCAGCTTCACCATCCCCCGCAAGGCCAAGCAGGAGCTCTCCGCCATCGGCGGCGACATCTCG CGCATCTCAAGCACCGTGGAGGAGAAGGCGAAATGGGTCTTCGAGAAGCTCAAAG GCAAACCAAACAAGTCCCTCTCTGACCTGCTGCGCGAGTACAACCTCCCACCGGGCCTCTTCCCTCGGAACATCATCTGCTACGAGTATGACCAGACGAGCTCGAGGCTGGTGGTGCACCTGGCCAAGCCCTGCGAGGTGAGCTTCAAGGACTCCTCCATGATACGGTACGCCACCCGCGTGAAGGCGACCCTGTCCCGGGGCAAGCTCTCGGCGATCGAGGGCATGAAGACCAAGGTGGTGGTGTGGGTGAAGGTGACCACCGTGAACCTGGAGAGCTTCCGGTCCGACAAGGTGTGCTTCATCGCCGGCGTGAAGAAGCTGAGGCAGAAAGACGCCTATGAGGTGCCCCGCGAAGCCGCCTCCGTCGAGGAGTTCTGA
- the LOC125552532 gene encoding uncharacterized protein At5g39570-like isoform X2: MASYDGEDDSGRRRPPPQQHRPSGGGSGDLAASAKLVAEAAKAALQDHNLGKVDKGRTAEAAADLLHAASLYGKLEGKPVGGYLNKAEDYLHKFGAKEGGSGGGKHQPSGHGGSGGRYEEEDEYRKKPISGGGRYEQDDDEYKKPSGGGRYEEDDEYRKKPTSGGGGYGGGRYEEEDEYRKKPSSGGYGGGRYEQEDDYKRPPSGGGGSGGYGGGRYEEEDDYKKKPSDGGRYEEDDYKKKPSGGGRYEEDDYKKKPSGGSHGGKDESEGGGIGDYIKLAQGFMKKQDGEGGHKKTSGHGGGGYGKEENEEDSGKKKHGGRPESGKDESEGSGMADYLKLAQGFMKKDGEGGSGAGMGDYLKLAEGFMKKR; this comes from the exons ATGGCCTCCTACGACGGCGAGGACGACTccggccggcgccgcccgccgccgcagcAGCACCGCCCGTCCGGCGGGGGCAGCGGCGACCTCGCCGCCAGCGCCAAGCTGGTGGCGGAGGCGGCCAAGGCGGCGCTCCAGGACCACAACCTGGGGAAGGTCGACAAGGGCCGCACCGCCGAGGCCGCCGCCGACCTGCTCCACGCGGCCTCCCTCTACGGCAAGCTCGAGGGCAAGCCCGTCGGCGGCTACCTCAACAAGGCCGAGGACTACCTCCACAAGTTCGGTGCCAAGGAGGGGGGCAGCGGGGGCGGCAAGCATCAGCCGAGCGGCCACGGGGGTTCAGGCGGCAGGTACGAGGAGGAGGATGAGTACAGGAAGAAGCCTATTAGTGGTGGTGGGAGGTACGAACAGGATGATGATGAGTACAAGAAGCCCAGCGGTGGTGGGAGGTATGAAGAGGACGATGAGTACAGGAAGAAGCCTactagtggtggtggtggctaTGGAGGTGGAAGGTATGAGGAAGAAGATGAGTACAGGAAGAAGCCTAGCAGTGGTGGCTATGGTGGGGGGAGGTATGAGCAAGAAGATGACTACAAGAGGCCTcctagtggtggtggtggcagtgGTGGCTATGGTGGGGGAAGGTATGAGGAAGAAGATGACTACAAGAAGAAGCCTAGTG ATGGAGGAAGATATGAAGAAGATGACTACAAGAAGAAGCCTAGTGGTGGAGGAAGGTATGAAGAAGATGACTACAAGAAGAAGCCTAGTGGTGGAAGCCATGGAGGGAAGGATGAGTCAGAAGGCGGCGGCATTGGAGACTACATTAAACTTGCACAGGGTTTCATGAAGAAGCAGGATGGCGAGGGTGGGCACAAGAAGACTAGTGGCCATGGAGGAGGAGGGTATGGAAAGGAGGAAAATGAAGAGGATAGCGGCAAGAAGAAACATGGTGGCCGCCCTGAGAGTGGAAAAGATGAGTCGGAGGGCAGTGGCATGGCAGATTACCTGAAACTTGCTCAGGGTTTCATGAAGAAGGATGGTGAGGGGGGAAGCGGAGCTGGTATGGGGGACTACTTAAAGCTTGCAGAGGGGTTCATGAAGAAGCGGTGA
- the LOC125552532 gene encoding uncharacterized protein At5g39570-like isoform X1 codes for MASYDGEDDSGRRRPPPQQHRPSGGGSGDLAASAKLVAEAAKAALQDHNLGKVDKGRTAEAAADLLHAASLYGKLEGKPVGGYLNKAEDYLHKFGAKEGGSGGGKHQPSGHGGSGGRYEEEDEYRKKPISGGGRYEQDDDEYKKPSGGGRYEEDDEYRKKPTSGGGGYGGGRYEEEDEYRKKPSSGGYGGGRYEQEDDYKRPPSGGGGSGGYGGGRYEEEDDYKKKPSAGGYGGGGRYEDEYKKKPTGGHGGGRYEEDDEYKRPSAGSHGGRYEEDDYKKKPSGGGRYEEDDYKKKPSGGSHGGKDESEGGGIGDYIKLAQGFMKKQDGEGGHKKTSGHGGGGYGKEENEEDSGKKKHGGRPESGKDESEGSGMADYLKLAQGFMKKDGEGGSGAGMGDYLKLAEGFMKKR; via the coding sequence ATGGCCTCCTACGACGGCGAGGACGACTccggccggcgccgcccgccgccgcagcAGCACCGCCCGTCCGGCGGGGGCAGCGGCGACCTCGCCGCCAGCGCCAAGCTGGTGGCGGAGGCGGCCAAGGCGGCGCTCCAGGACCACAACCTGGGGAAGGTCGACAAGGGCCGCACCGCCGAGGCCGCCGCCGACCTGCTCCACGCGGCCTCCCTCTACGGCAAGCTCGAGGGCAAGCCCGTCGGCGGCTACCTCAACAAGGCCGAGGACTACCTCCACAAGTTCGGTGCCAAGGAGGGGGGCAGCGGGGGCGGCAAGCATCAGCCGAGCGGCCACGGGGGTTCAGGCGGCAGGTACGAGGAGGAGGATGAGTACAGGAAGAAGCCTATTAGTGGTGGTGGGAGGTACGAACAGGATGATGATGAGTACAAGAAGCCCAGCGGTGGTGGGAGGTATGAAGAGGACGATGAGTACAGGAAGAAGCCTactagtggtggtggtggctaTGGAGGTGGAAGGTATGAGGAAGAAGATGAGTACAGGAAGAAGCCTAGCAGTGGTGGCTATGGTGGGGGGAGGTATGAGCAAGAAGATGACTACAAGAGGCCTcctagtggtggtggtggcagtgGTGGCTATGGTGGGGGAAGGTATGAGGAAGAAGATGACTACAAGAAGAAGCCTAGTGCAGGTGGATATGGAGGTGGAGGGAGATACGAAGATGAGTACAAGAAGAAGCCAACCGGTGGCCATGGTGGAGGGAGGTATGAGGAAGATGATGAGTACAAGAGGCCTAGTGCTGGAAGCCATGGAGGAAGATATGAAGAAGATGACTACAAGAAGAAGCCTAGTGGTGGAGGAAGGTATGAAGAAGATGACTACAAGAAGAAGCCTAGTGGTGGAAGCCATGGAGGGAAGGATGAGTCAGAAGGCGGCGGCATTGGAGACTACATTAAACTTGCACAGGGTTTCATGAAGAAGCAGGATGGCGAGGGTGGGCACAAGAAGACTAGTGGCCATGGAGGAGGAGGGTATGGAAAGGAGGAAAATGAAGAGGATAGCGGCAAGAAGAAACATGGTGGCCGCCCTGAGAGTGGAAAAGATGAGTCGGAGGGCAGTGGCATGGCAGATTACCTGAAACTTGCTCAGGGTTTCATGAAGAAGGATGGTGAGGGGGGAAGCGGAGCTGGTATGGGGGACTACTTAAAGCTTGCAGAGGGGTTCATGAAGAAGCGGTGA